A region from the Melioribacter roseus P3M-2 genome encodes:
- a CDS encoding SIR2 family protein: MNTQQVKNIIESTSDIAFIIGNGINRYFGNNAISWENLLLELWNENNGNTQQQTSIPRGVSFTEFYDALLIKNFTKKDFTAELQKSVQKKMSVWVPIENGLKSILNKIKSKNAPVLTTNFDDLIPKSLHLEFRKLEEKGFTDFYPWSCYYSDMQVNNPSKNFGVWYPNGMIKYHRSIKLGLSQYMGSVSRARKLIHKDVERIEFTGKNQNYWEGFKTWLHIIFNNSLFIFGLGLEESEVFIRWLLIERAKYFKKFPKRRHKGWYIMKKKEKEEITEGKKFFFKSVGIDVIELNEYKNVYEDIWE; the protein is encoded by the coding sequence ATGAATACGCAACAAGTAAAAAACATTATTGAATCTACTAGTGACATTGCATTTATAATAGGTAATGGAATTAATAGATATTTTGGGAATAATGCGATTTCTTGGGAAAACTTACTTCTTGAATTGTGGAACGAAAACAATGGGAATACGCAACAACAAACTTCTATACCCCGAGGCGTATCATTTACTGAATTTTATGATGCATTATTAATTAAAAACTTCACTAAAAAAGATTTTACAGCTGAGTTACAAAAAAGTGTTCAGAAAAAAATGTCTGTATGGGTACCCATTGAAAATGGTCTGAAATCAATCTTAAATAAGATTAAATCAAAAAATGCTCCAGTTTTAACTACCAATTTTGACGATTTGATTCCCAAATCACTTCATTTAGAATTCAGAAAATTAGAAGAAAAGGGATTTACCGATTTCTATCCTTGGTCTTGTTATTATAGTGATATGCAAGTAAATAATCCTTCTAAAAATTTTGGTGTTTGGTATCCAAATGGTATGATAAAATATCATAGAAGTATTAAGCTGGGACTATCTCAATATATGGGAAGTGTATCAAGAGCAAGAAAACTAATCCACAAAGATGTTGAAAGAATTGAATTTACTGGGAAAAATCAAAATTATTGGGAAGGATTTAAAACTTGGTTGCATATCATCTTTAATAACTCATTATTCATTTTTGGTTTGGGTTTAGAAGAAAGTGAAGTTTTTATACGGTGGTTACTAATAGAAAGAGCAAAATATTTCAAAAAATTTCCCAAAAGACGACATAAAGGATGGTATATAATGAAGAAAAAAGAAAAGGAAGAGATTACTGAAGGAAAGAAATTTTTCTTTAAATCAGTAGGAATTGATGTTATAGAACTAAATGAGTACAAAAATGTTTACGAAGATATTTGGGAATAA